Proteins encoded by one window of Pseudonocardia sp. HH130629-09:
- a CDS encoding anthranilate synthase component I, translated as MTQRTQNASGGATTTGAPAPAVPAAAALGPVSPTREEFRELARAHRVIPVTRRLLADDETPVGVYRKLAGGRSGTFLLESAENGRSWSRWSFVGARSAAALTAVDGELAWTGEVPDGLPTTGDPLEALRTVVTELHSEPLPGLPPLTGGMVGYLGYDIVRRVERIADPDDPAVDDLALPELVMLLATDLAALDHHEGTVTLIANAINWDATDDRVDQAYDDAVARLDRMTGELAVPSPSSVAVYTPTRPEFLRRRTPEQHHAAIEDAKEQIRAGEAFQIVLSQRFEMECDADPLEVYRILRTTNPSPYMYLLRLDDAAGGPPFSIVGSSPEALVSVLDGRATTHPIAGTRWRGATVEEDQLLEKELRGDEKERAEHLMLVDLGRNDLGRVCEPGTVTVRNFFEIERYSHVMHLVSTVSGLLRRDRTAFDAVVACFPAGTLSGAPKVRAMQVIDRLEPTRRGQYGGIVGYLDFAGNADTAIAIRTAMIRNGTAYVQAGGGIVADSDPAAEDMECLNKARAVLSAVAAAGSLSAPLAPPPVPGSA; from the coding sequence ATGACCCAGCGGACCCAGAACGCATCCGGTGGCGCGACGACGACGGGCGCCCCCGCCCCCGCGGTTCCCGCAGCCGCAGCCCTGGGCCCGGTGAGCCCTACCCGCGAGGAGTTCCGGGAGCTGGCGCGTGCGCACCGGGTCATCCCGGTGACCCGGCGGCTGCTGGCCGACGACGAGACCCCGGTCGGGGTGTACCGCAAGCTGGCCGGTGGGCGGTCCGGCACGTTCCTGCTGGAGTCGGCCGAGAACGGCCGGTCCTGGTCGCGGTGGTCGTTCGTCGGGGCGCGCAGCGCCGCCGCGCTCACCGCCGTCGACGGCGAGCTGGCCTGGACCGGTGAGGTCCCCGACGGCCTGCCCACCACCGGGGACCCGCTCGAGGCGCTGCGCACCGTGGTCACCGAGCTGCACTCCGAGCCGCTGCCCGGGCTGCCGCCGCTGACCGGCGGCATGGTCGGCTACCTCGGCTACGACATCGTCCGCCGCGTCGAGCGCATCGCCGACCCGGACGACCCGGCCGTCGACGACCTGGCGCTGCCCGAGCTGGTCATGCTGCTGGCCACCGACCTGGCGGCGCTCGACCACCACGAGGGCACCGTCACCCTGATCGCGAACGCGATCAACTGGGACGCCACCGACGACCGCGTCGACCAGGCCTACGACGACGCGGTCGCCCGGCTGGACCGTATGACCGGCGAGCTCGCGGTCCCGTCGCCGAGCTCGGTCGCGGTGTACACCCCGACCCGCCCGGAGTTCCTCCGCCGGCGCACCCCCGAGCAGCACCACGCCGCGATCGAGGACGCGAAGGAGCAGATCCGCGCCGGTGAGGCCTTCCAGATCGTGCTGTCGCAGCGCTTCGAGATGGAGTGCGACGCCGACCCGCTCGAGGTCTACCGGATCCTGCGCACCACGAACCCGAGCCCGTACATGTACCTGCTGCGCCTCGACGACGCCGCGGGCGGGCCGCCGTTCTCGATCGTCGGGTCCAGCCCGGAGGCGCTGGTCAGCGTGCTCGACGGGCGCGCCACCACGCACCCCATCGCGGGCACCCGCTGGCGCGGCGCGACCGTCGAGGAGGACCAGCTCCTGGAGAAGGAGCTGCGCGGCGACGAGAAGGAGCGCGCCGAGCACCTGATGCTCGTCGACCTCGGACGCAACGACCTGGGCCGGGTGTGCGAGCCCGGCACGGTGACGGTGCGGAACTTCTTCGAGATCGAGCGCTACAGCCACGTCATGCACCTGGTGTCGACGGTGTCCGGGCTGCTGCGGCGCGACCGCACCGCATTCGACGCCGTCGTCGCCTGCTTCCCCGCCGGCACCCTGTCCGGGGCGCCGAAGGTGCGGGCCATGCAGGTCATCGACCGGCTGGAGCCGACCCGGCGCGGCCAGTACGGCGGCATCGTCGGCTACCTCGACTTCGCGGGCAACGCCGACACCGCGATCGCGATCCGCACCGCGATGATCCGCAACGGGACCGCGTACGTGCAGGCGGGCGGCGGGATCGTCGCCGACTCCGACCCGGCCGCGGAGGACATGGAGTGCCTGAACAAGGCCCGGGCGGTGCTGTCGGCCGTCGCCGCGGCCGGCTCGCTGTCGGCCCCGCTGGCACCCCCGCCCGTCCCGGGCAGCGCGTGA
- a CDS encoding TetR family transcriptional regulator gives MTEPSASAPPDPAAQPRRRGRRSGGADTRAGLLAAARVEFADRGFDGATVRRIADRAGVDPAMVNHWFGGKEKLFLAALDLPIEPEQVRERVLRGPDDAVGERIVRTFLTVWDTGGGAPMAAMLRSVAGHDAAARMLREFVGRAILVPVTRVHSPDRPDERGALVAAQLIGIGMIRYVVRLEPLASAPREDVVAAVGPTVQRYLTGNLGATNPEE, from the coding sequence ATGACCGAACCGAGCGCCAGCGCACCCCCGGACCCGGCGGCGCAGCCCCGGCGTCGTGGCCGCCGGTCCGGCGGTGCGGACACCCGCGCCGGGCTGCTGGCCGCCGCCCGCGTCGAGTTCGCCGACCGCGGCTTCGACGGCGCGACGGTCCGCCGGATCGCCGACCGCGCCGGGGTGGACCCGGCGATGGTGAACCACTGGTTCGGCGGCAAGGAGAAGCTGTTCCTCGCCGCGCTCGACCTGCCGATCGAGCCCGAGCAGGTCCGCGAGCGCGTGCTGCGCGGCCCGGACGACGCCGTCGGCGAGCGGATCGTGCGGACCTTCCTCACCGTGTGGGACACCGGTGGCGGCGCCCCGATGGCGGCGATGCTGCGCAGCGTCGCGGGTCACGATGCCGCGGCCCGGATGCTGCGCGAGTTCGTCGGCAGGGCGATCCTCGTACCGGTCACGCGCGTGCACTCCCCCGACCGGCCCGACGAGCGGGGCGCACTCGTCGCCGCGCAGCTGATCGGGATCGGCATGATCCGCTACGTGGTGCGCCTGGAGCCGCTGGCCTCGGCCCCGCGCGAGGACGTCGTCGCCGCGGTCGGGCCGACCGTGCAGCGCTACCTGACCGGGAACCTGGGGGCGACGAACCCCGAGGAGTAG
- a CDS encoding response regulator transcription factor, whose translation MTPVCGRAAPAALLASSWPGSPRATATVSPAPGSPPSRGEVLRLTARGPSDAEIAAELVLGVETVTTQVAGALAKTGSRNRTQARGTGPGPRNRTRAVVAAYSSGFVAPRFPVR comes from the coding sequence ATGACCCCAGTGTGCGGTCGTGCGGCCCCGGCCGCCCTGCTGGCGAGCTCGTGGCCGGGTTCGCCGCGGGCGACGGCGACCGTCTCGCCGGCGCCGGGCTCGCCGCCCTCGAGGGGCGAGGTGCTGCGGCTGACGGCGCGTGGCCCGTCCGACGCCGAGATCGCCGCCGAGCTGGTGCTCGGGGTGGAAACGGTGACGACCCAGGTGGCGGGCGCGCTCGCGAAGACCGGGTCGCGGAACCGGACCCAGGCCCGCGGAACCGGACCAGGCCCGCGGAACCGGACCCGGGCCGTCGTCGCCGCCTACTCCTCGGGGTTCGTCGCCCCCAGGTTCCCGGTCAGGTAG
- a CDS encoding oxygenase MpaB family protein yields MVDLSARLPGAVADRLAALRSRVGSAVFSRVAGDEGSGRRARVLGAEGPRWFAEDAAIRTVHGDASMFVGGLRALLLQSLHPLAMAGVAGHSGFRGDPWGRLQRTSYFLAATTFGPAEEAERVIARIRRAHVRVRGTAPDGRPYSASDPHLLRWVHIAEIDSFLTAHDRYGAAPLDAAGRDAYVADTARVARELGVPDPPESVAELHAQLAAYRPELAGTPEARDAARFLLWEPPLPLSARLPYGVLAAASVGLMPRWTRLPLRLPWLPVAEATVVRAGGHAITAGIRWVTSAPAQPPATPPVHP; encoded by the coding sequence ATGGTCGATCTGTCCGCCCGGCTGCCCGGCGCCGTCGCCGACCGGCTCGCGGCACTGCGCTCGCGGGTCGGGTCGGCGGTGTTCAGCCGGGTCGCCGGCGACGAGGGATCCGGCCGCCGCGCCCGCGTCCTCGGCGCCGAGGGCCCGCGCTGGTTCGCCGAGGACGCCGCGATCCGCACCGTGCACGGCGACGCGTCGATGTTCGTCGGCGGACTGCGTGCGCTGCTGCTGCAGTCGCTGCACCCGCTGGCCATGGCGGGGGTCGCCGGGCACTCCGGGTTCCGCGGCGACCCGTGGGGACGGCTGCAGCGCACCTCGTACTTCCTGGCCGCGACGACGTTCGGGCCGGCCGAGGAGGCCGAGCGGGTGATCGCGCGGATCAGGCGGGCCCACGTCCGCGTCCGCGGGACCGCGCCGGACGGGCGTCCCTACTCGGCGTCGGACCCGCACCTGCTGCGCTGGGTGCACATCGCCGAGATCGACAGTTTCCTCACCGCGCACGACCGCTACGGCGCCGCCCCGCTCGACGCCGCCGGACGCGACGCCTACGTCGCCGACACCGCACGCGTCGCCCGTGAGCTGGGGGTGCCCGACCCGCCGGAGTCCGTCGCCGAGCTGCACGCCCAGCTCGCCGCCTACCGGCCCGAGCTGGCCGGGACCCCGGAGGCCCGCGACGCCGCCCGGTTCCTGCTGTGGGAGCCGCCGCTGCCGTTGTCCGCCCGGCTGCCCTACGGCGTGCTCGCGGCCGCGTCGGTCGGGCTGATGCCGCGCTGGACGCGGCTGCCGCTGCGGCTGCCCTGGCTGCCCGTGGCCGAGGCGACCGTGGTGCGGGCCGGGGGGCACGCGATCACCGCCGGGATCCGGTGGGTCACCTCGGCACCCGCCCAGCCGCCAGCGACGCCGCCGGTGCACCCGTGA
- the hisI gene encoding phosphoribosyl-AMP cyclohydrolase has protein sequence MSTRLTAAESALDPGIATRLKRDADGLVCAVVQSRAGEVLMVGWMDDEALHRTLTTGRGTYWSRSRQEYWVKGDTSGHVQHVHEVRLDCDGDAVLVVVDQEGPACHTGTRTCFDTDVLLARDGGGV, from the coding sequence GTGAGCACCCGTCTCACGGCGGCCGAGTCCGCGCTGGACCCGGGGATCGCCACCCGCCTCAAGCGCGACGCCGACGGGCTGGTCTGCGCCGTCGTCCAGTCCCGCGCCGGTGAGGTACTGATGGTCGGCTGGATGGACGACGAGGCGCTGCACCGCACCCTGACCACCGGCCGGGGGACCTACTGGTCGCGCTCGCGCCAGGAGTACTGGGTCAAGGGCGACACCTCGGGGCACGTGCAGCACGTGCACGAGGTGCGGCTGGACTGCGACGGGGACGCGGTGCTGGTCGTCGTCGACCAGGAGGGGCCGGCCTGTCACACGGGGACCCGGACCTGCTTCGACACCGACGTCCTGCTCGCCAGGGACGGCGGCGGGGTCTGA
- the hisF gene encoding imidazole glycerol phosphate synthase subunit HisF, protein MGVAVRVVPCLDVDAGRVVKGVNFKELRDAGDPVEMARVYDAEGADELTFLDVTASSSERGTMIDVVRRTAEQVFIPLTVGGGIRTPDDVDRMLRAGADKVSVNTAAIARPTLLHEMSRRFGSQCIVLSVDARRVPEGEQPQPSGWEVTTHGGRRSAGIDAVEWAQRGQELGVGEILLNSMDADGTRAGFDLEMLTAVRKVVDVPVIASGGAGAVEHFAPAVRAGADAVLAASVFHFGQLRIGEVKDALRAEGVEIR, encoded by the coding sequence ATGGGCGTCGCGGTCCGTGTCGTCCCGTGCCTGGACGTCGACGCCGGGCGGGTGGTGAAGGGCGTCAACTTCAAGGAGCTCCGCGACGCGGGCGACCCGGTCGAGATGGCCCGCGTGTACGACGCCGAGGGCGCCGACGAGCTGACCTTCCTCGACGTCACCGCGTCGTCGTCGGAGCGCGGAACCATGATCGACGTGGTGCGTCGCACCGCCGAGCAGGTGTTCATCCCGCTGACCGTCGGCGGTGGCATCCGCACCCCCGACGACGTCGACCGGATGCTCCGCGCGGGCGCGGACAAGGTCTCGGTGAACACCGCCGCGATCGCCCGGCCCACGCTGCTGCACGAGATGTCGCGTCGCTTCGGCAGCCAGTGCATCGTGCTGTCGGTCGACGCCCGCCGGGTCCCCGAGGGGGAGCAGCCGCAGCCGTCGGGCTGGGAGGTCACCACGCACGGCGGGCGTCGCTCCGCCGGGATCGACGCCGTCGAGTGGGCGCAGCGCGGCCAGGAGCTCGGTGTCGGGGAGATCCTGCTCAACTCGATGGACGCCGACGGCACCCGCGCCGGGTTCGACTTGGAGATGCTGACCGCGGTCCGCAAGGTCGTCGACGTCCCGGTGATCGCCTCCGGCGGTGCCGGTGCGGTCGAGCACTTCGCGCCGGCCGTGCGCGCCGGGGCGGACGCCGTGCTCGCCGCCAGCGTGTTCCACTTCGGTCAGCTGCGGATCGGTGAGGTGAAGGACGCGCTGCGCGCGGAGGGGGTCGAGATCCGGTGA
- the priA gene encoding bifunctional 1-(5-phosphoribosyl)-5-((5-phosphoribosylamino)methylideneamino)imidazole-4-carboxamide isomerase/phosphoribosylanthranilate isomerase PriA yields MSFTLLPAVDVVDGQAVRLVQGEAGTETGYGSPLEAAMTWQAGGAEWVHLVDLDAAFGRGSNAELLAEVVGKLDLRVELSGGIRDDDSLDRALSTGAARLNLGTAALEQPEWCRKVLAEHGEKIAIGLDVKVIDGRRRVAGRGWTSDGGDLWEVLARLDADGATRYIVTDVSKDGTLQGPNVELLTEVAQATTAPVVASGGISEVADLTRLAEVAANGVNIEGSIIGKALYAGRFTLPEALAAVNAVSA; encoded by the coding sequence GTGAGCTTCACGTTGCTTCCCGCGGTGGACGTCGTCGACGGGCAGGCCGTCCGGCTGGTGCAGGGCGAGGCCGGCACCGAGACCGGCTACGGCTCGCCCCTGGAGGCGGCCATGACCTGGCAGGCCGGCGGCGCCGAATGGGTCCATCTGGTGGACCTCGACGCCGCGTTCGGCCGTGGCTCGAACGCCGAGCTGCTGGCCGAGGTGGTCGGGAAGCTCGATCTGCGGGTCGAGCTGTCCGGCGGCATCCGCGACGACGATTCACTGGACCGCGCCCTGTCCACCGGCGCCGCCCGGCTCAACCTCGGCACCGCGGCGCTGGAGCAGCCCGAGTGGTGCCGGAAGGTACTCGCCGAACATGGCGAGAAGATCGCGATCGGCCTCGACGTCAAGGTGATCGACGGCAGGCGCCGGGTCGCCGGCCGCGGCTGGACCTCCGACGGCGGCGACCTCTGGGAGGTCCTCGCCCGCCTCGACGCCGACGGTGCCACCCGCTACATCGTCACCGACGTCTCCAAGGACGGCACCCTCCAGGGCCCGAACGTCGAGCTGCTCACCGAGGTCGCGCAGGCCACCACCGCCCCGGTGGTCGCCTCGGGCGGGATCTCCGAGGTCGCCGACCTGACCCGGCTCGCCGAGGTCGCCGCGAACGGGGTGAACATCGAGGGCTCGATCATCGGCAAGGCGCTCTACGCCGGCCGGTTCACCCTGCCCGAGGCCCTGGCGGCCGTGAACGCGGTGAGCGCCTGA
- the hisH gene encoding imidazole glycerol phosphate synthase subunit HisH has product MARIVVLDYGSGNLRSAERALQRVGADVTVTSDFDAATEADGLVVPGVGAFAACMRGLHSVRGPQIIGRRLAGGRPVLGICVGMQVLFERGVEFDEDTEGCGEWPGTVERIQADVLPHMGWNTVRTPQDSTLFAGLDADARFYFVHSFGVRRWTLEPSHAIASPKVTWTHHGEDVVAAVENGPLSATQFHPEKSGDAGATVLENWLRSVTA; this is encoded by the coding sequence GTGGCACGCATCGTCGTCCTCGACTACGGCTCCGGGAACCTGCGCTCCGCCGAGCGCGCCCTGCAACGCGTCGGCGCGGACGTCACCGTGACGTCCGACTTCGACGCGGCGACCGAGGCCGACGGTCTCGTCGTCCCCGGCGTGGGCGCCTTCGCGGCGTGCATGCGGGGCCTGCACTCCGTCCGCGGCCCGCAGATCATCGGGCGTCGCCTCGCCGGCGGCCGTCCGGTCCTCGGGATCTGCGTCGGCATGCAGGTCCTGTTCGAGCGCGGCGTCGAGTTCGACGAGGACACCGAGGGTTGCGGTGAGTGGCCCGGCACGGTCGAGCGGATCCAGGCCGACGTGCTGCCGCACATGGGCTGGAACACCGTCCGGACCCCGCAGGACAGCACGCTGTTCGCCGGGCTCGACGCCGACGCCCGCTTCTACTTCGTGCACTCGTTCGGCGTGCGGCGCTGGACCCTGGAGCCCTCGCACGCGATCGCGTCGCCGAAGGTCACCTGGACCCACCACGGCGAGGACGTCGTCGCCGCGGTGGAGAACGGGCCGCTGTCGGCCACCCAGTTCCACCCGGAGAAGTCCGGCGACGCCGGCGCCACGGTCCTGGAGAACTGGCTGCGGTCGGTCACGGCCTGA
- a CDS encoding amidohydrolase family protein, translating to MTLIDLHSHFLTPSYVKAARSAGHTSPDGMPGWPDWDPARHLALMDECGITTSLLSVSSPGTHFGDARAARRLSREVNEAGASLRADHPDRFGHLASLPLPDVDGALAEAVHALDELGSDGVTVETNAHGRYLGDPAFAPLWAELDRRRAVVLVHPTSPPHAAELTAGRPRPMLEFVFDTARTYTDLMLSGTLTRFPGVRWIATHCGGAPPALADRIELFRTAFGDGGGAPASDQLRSLWFDTAGTPFPHQVPALERTVGVERLVYDSDSCWTPAAAVRAQVASLDTAPPAADGRGWRELTTANARRLLG from the coding sequence ATGACCCTGATCGACCTGCACTCCCACTTCCTCACCCCGTCCTACGTCAAGGCCGCCCGGTCGGCCGGGCACACCAGCCCCGACGGCATGCCGGGATGGCCGGACTGGGACCCGGCTCGCCACCTGGCGCTCATGGACGAGTGCGGGATCACCACGTCCCTGCTGTCCGTCTCCTCGCCGGGGACCCACTTCGGGGACGCCCGGGCCGCCCGACGCCTGTCCCGCGAGGTGAACGAGGCCGGCGCATCCCTGCGCGCCGACCACCCGGACCGGTTCGGGCACCTCGCCTCGTTGCCGTTGCCCGACGTGGACGGAGCGCTGGCCGAGGCCGTCCACGCCCTCGACGAGCTCGGCAGCGACGGTGTGACCGTCGAGACCAACGCCCACGGCAGGTATCTCGGGGATCCCGCGTTCGCGCCCCTGTGGGCGGAGCTGGACCGGCGTCGGGCGGTGGTGCTCGTCCACCCCACCTCGCCGCCGCACGCGGCGGAGCTGACCGCCGGTCGACCCCGACCGATGCTGGAGTTCGTGTTCGACACCGCCCGCACCTACACCGATCTCATGCTGTCCGGAACCCTCACCCGGTTCCCCGGTGTCCGGTGGATCGCCACGCACTGCGGCGGTGCGCCGCCCGCCCTCGCCGACCGGATCGAGCTGTTCCGCACGGCGTTCGGCGACGGCGGGGGCGCCCCGGCGTCCGACCAGCTGCGGTCCCTCTGGTTCGACACCGCCGGGACCCCGTTCCCGCACCAGGTCCCGGCCCTGGAGCGCACCGTCGGAGTGGAACGGCTGGTCTACGACAGCGACTCGTGCTGGACACCGGCCGCGGCCGTGCGCGCCCAGGTCGCCTCGCTCGACACCGCTCCTCCGGCCGCGGACGGCCGCGGCTGGCGCGAGCTGACCACCGCCAATGCGCGACGGCTCCTCGGCTGA
- a CDS encoding FtsX-like permease family protein — MIAVASVRGRWRELLAAVLAVAVGVGLLGAVLLAAAASRPGVQERLAATSALVVAPPVVTSTTPRSHGRIPWSGPVVDALADRLAASPGTTAVPDRSFPAVALPGGRPVGDPDDLEGGHGVASLVLGGYRVTAGERPRGPGDVLVPRTLGVGPGDRLAVQFADTVRTMRVSGTTDGPGLWVDDAEAARLAPGVRTIGVLGAVPPAPPDTTVLTGDDRAAVEPVQEARVRWRGDQLLAALALLTAVTTVVVVGAALSTAVAGRRRELGLLRAAGALPGRVRRLVLGESALVGLLGAAAGTVLAVVSAAPLHAVLVATDAARPAPVPAAAGPLAAGPPPACCSRSPGGSPRRAGRSGRRRWTSCTAPVPDVGRREAASSAGWSRSPPGCCSRFGRRQPSATAGSGSPSRPVPRWWARPRCSLRPWSGCSRGSAPLVRAAGSPRCWCAPSSRRTRRGPARSSHRWSSRSGSRCCSAGSSRPPPTRIRPSGPHSSPGR, encoded by the coding sequence ATGATCGCCGTCGCGAGTGTGCGCGGCCGGTGGCGGGAGCTGCTCGCCGCGGTCCTCGCCGTCGCCGTCGGGGTCGGGTTGCTCGGGGCGGTGCTGCTCGCCGCGGCCGCGTCCCGCCCGGGGGTCCAGGAGCGCCTCGCGGCCACCTCGGCGCTGGTCGTCGCCCCGCCGGTCGTGACGTCGACGACCCCGCGCTCGCACGGGCGGATCCCGTGGAGCGGCCCGGTCGTCGACGCCCTCGCCGACCGCCTGGCCGCGTCGCCCGGCACGACCGCGGTGCCCGACCGATCGTTCCCCGCGGTCGCCCTGCCCGGCGGACGACCGGTCGGTGACCCCGACGACCTGGAGGGCGGTCACGGCGTCGCCTCGCTCGTCCTCGGCGGGTACCGCGTCACGGCGGGGGAGCGTCCGCGGGGCCCTGGCGACGTGCTCGTCCCCCGCACGCTCGGGGTCGGCCCGGGCGACCGGCTCGCGGTGCAGTTCGCCGACACGGTCCGCACGATGCGCGTCTCCGGCACGACGGACGGTCCCGGCCTCTGGGTGGACGACGCCGAGGCCGCCCGGCTCGCCCCGGGTGTGCGGACGATCGGCGTGCTCGGCGCGGTCCCGCCGGCGCCGCCGGACACGACCGTCCTGACCGGCGACGACCGCGCGGCCGTCGAGCCGGTCCAGGAGGCCCGCGTGCGCTGGCGCGGCGACCAGCTCCTCGCCGCTCTCGCGCTGCTCACCGCGGTCACGACCGTCGTCGTGGTCGGTGCCGCGCTGTCGACGGCCGTCGCGGGGCGCCGCCGCGAGCTGGGCCTGCTCCGCGCCGCCGGCGCGCTGCCCGGCCGGGTGCGCCGCCTGGTGCTCGGCGAGTCGGCACTGGTGGGGCTCCTCGGTGCGGCGGCGGGCACGGTCCTCGCGGTCGTCTCGGCCGCTCCGCTGCACGCCGTCCTCGTCGCCACCGACGCCGCGCGGCCGGCACCGGTGCCTGCCGCCGCCGGGCCGCTCGCCGCTGGGCCGCCGCCGGCGTGCTGCTCGCGGTCACCGGGGGGCTCGCCGCGGCGCGCCGGGCGGTCCGGGCGGCGCCGCTGGACGTCGTGCACGGCACCGGTCCCGGACGTGGGTCGGCGCGAGGCCGCCTCCTCGGCGGGGTGGTCGCGCTCGCCGCCGGGGTGCTGCTCGCGGTTCGGACGGCGGCAGCCATCGGCGACGGCCGGGTCGGGCTCGCCCTCGCGACCGGTGCCGCGCTGGTGGGCGCGGCCGCGCTGCTCGCTCCGGCCCTGGTCGGGCTGCTCGCGCGGGTCGGCCCCGCTCGTCCGGGCGGCCGGGTCACCGCGATGCTGGTGCGCGCCGAGCTCGCGGCGAACCCGGCGAGGGCCGGCGCGGTCGTCGCACCGGTGGTCGTCGCGGTCGGGTTCGCGGTGCTGCTCGGCGGGCTCGTCGCGACCTCCGCCGACGCGTATCCGGCCCAGCGGACCGCACAGCTCGCCGGGCAGGTGA
- a CDS encoding ABC transporter ATP-binding protein — protein sequence MPTTTIELHDLHHVHRPRGAPPVRALAGVSLAPRPGTVTAIMGPSGSGKSTLLHCAAGLLVPASGRVLLGGVDLTALSERRRTLARRERTAVVFQAFNLVAALTAAQNVALPARLAGGRVGTRAVVAALDEVGLADRAGHRPARLSGGQQQRVAIARALLTRPAVLFADEPTGALDSAASTGVLGLLRHCAVDRGATTLMVTHDPAAAAWADEVVVLGDGRLVDRFPVPGPPGDRQAAAAIAHRLTGPAVPAPDGVR from the coding sequence ATGCCGACCACGACCATCGAGCTCCACGACCTGCACCACGTCCACCGGCCCCGCGGTGCGCCCCCGGTCCGCGCGCTCGCCGGGGTGTCGCTCGCCCCGCGACCCGGGACGGTCACCGCGATCATGGGTCCGTCGGGGTCGGGGAAGTCGACCCTGCTGCACTGCGCCGCCGGGCTGCTCGTCCCCGCCTCCGGCCGCGTGCTGCTCGGCGGTGTCGATCTGACGGCGTTGTCCGAGCGGCGACGCACGCTGGCCCGCCGGGAGCGCACCGCCGTCGTGTTCCAGGCCTTCAACCTGGTCGCCGCGCTGACCGCGGCCCAGAACGTCGCACTGCCCGCGCGGCTCGCCGGCGGTCGGGTGGGTACCCGCGCGGTCGTCGCCGCCCTCGACGAGGTCGGCCTGGCTGACCGGGCCGGGCACCGTCCGGCCCGGCTGTCCGGCGGGCAGCAGCAGCGCGTCGCGATCGCGCGCGCCCTGCTCACCCGGCCCGCGGTGCTGTTCGCCGACGAGCCGACCGGCGCGCTCGACTCGGCCGCGTCCACCGGGGTCCTGGGACTGCTCCGCCACTGCGCCGTCGACCGGGGCGCGACGACGCTGATGGTCACCCACGACCCGGCTGCCGCGGCCTGGGCCGACGAGGTGGTGGTACTGGGCGACGGGCGCCTCGTCGACCGGTTCCCGGTGCCCGGCCCGCCGGGGGACCGGCAGGCCGCCGCCGCCATCGCGCACCGCCTCACCGGACCCGCTGTCCCGGCCCCGGACGGCGTCCGATGA
- a CDS encoding sensor histidine kinase, translating into MRIVTAWQALDQQPLRFLATAWPWRSLAFLLTGTMLGAGLVGVAGIWASGLVLGGPWVATAIALLLVTAACLAGRPIAALERSRLWLVDTAPLPDPSPRPGRWWSAQRWRTPLVWREIGFALLAATGLAALDAGVLGFSLVLPVLLFTSAADDPSTWPLVAPGVLLLVATPWTVTAWAGARATLTRTVLGPRGTELGPDLSDVATRRLLGAFSTERARIERDLHDGAQQRLVALGVTLGLARLDAVDGSACAARLDSARDELGLALTELRDLVRGLDPATLADNGLAVAVADRARRCPVPVEVDLHLPAELPPAVAGTAYFVLTEALTNIARHSGATSASIGGGRHADQLVLEVRDDGRGGADPAGGTGLSGLAERVALAGGRLRLSSPAGGPTLLRVELPCG; encoded by the coding sequence GTGCGGATCGTGACGGCCTGGCAGGCGCTGGACCAGCAGCCGCTGCGGTTCCTCGCGACGGCCTGGCCGTGGCGGTCGCTGGCTTTCCTCCTGACCGGGACGATGCTCGGGGCCGGGCTCGTCGGCGTCGCCGGGATCTGGGCCTCCGGGCTCGTGCTGGGCGGCCCATGGGTCGCGACCGCGATCGCGCTCCTGCTGGTCACGGCGGCGTGCCTGGCCGGGCGGCCGATCGCGGCGCTGGAACGGTCGCGGCTGTGGCTGGTGGACACCGCGCCCCTGCCGGATCCGTCCCCTCGGCCCGGCCGCTGGTGGTCGGCGCAGCGGTGGCGGACCCCGCTGGTCTGGCGGGAGATCGGATTCGCGCTGCTCGCCGCCACCGGCCTCGCCGCGCTCGACGCCGGAGTCCTCGGCTTCTCCCTGGTCCTGCCGGTGCTGCTGTTCACCTCCGCCGCCGACGACCCGTCCACCTGGCCACTGGTCGCGCCCGGGGTCCTGCTGCTCGTCGCCACCCCCTGGACGGTCACCGCGTGGGCCGGGGCGCGGGCGACGCTGACCCGCACCGTGCTCGGACCGCGCGGCACCGAGCTGGGCCCCGACCTGTCCGACGTCGCGACCCGGCGGCTGCTGGGCGCGTTCTCGACCGAACGGGCCCGGATCGAGCGGGACCTGCACGACGGCGCCCAGCAACGGCTCGTCGCGCTCGGGGTGACCCTCGGACTCGCCCGCCTCGACGCCGTCGACGGCTCGGCCTGCGCGGCACGGCTCGACAGCGCCCGCGACGAGCTCGGGCTGGCGCTGACCGAGCTGCGTGACCTGGTGCGCGGCCTCGACCCGGCGACGCTGGCCGACAACGGGCTCGCCGTGGCCGTCGCGGACCGGGCCCGGCGCTGCCCGGTGCCGGTCGAGGTGGACCTGCACCTGCCGGCCGAGCTGCCGCCGGCCGTCGCCGGGACCGCGTACTTCGTACTCACCGAGGCGCTGACCAACATCGCCCGCCACAGCGGCGCCACCTCCGCCTCGATCGGCGGGGGCCGGCACGCCGACCAGCTCGTCCTGGAGGTCCGCGACGACGGCCGGGGCGGCGCCGACCCGGCGGGCGGGACCGGGCTGTCCGGGCTCGCCGAGCGGGTCGCCCTCGCCGGCGGCCGGCTGCGGCTGTCCAGCCCGGCGGGCGGGCCGACGCTCCTGCGGGTGGAGCTGCCGTGCGGGTGA